Within Anolis sagrei isolate rAnoSag1 chromosome 3, rAnoSag1.mat, whole genome shotgun sequence, the genomic segment tccccgcttctggtccctggcctcggctctagccagagaagccagttttaaaaccagagaagccagttttaaaccagagaagaaaggaatttcctccgtttgcttttccccacttctggagtaaaacaactattttcaaaataaagaccacccaatgaaacaggaaataacactttcaaaccattaacaaaagaattcggaagtctcggaagtttcgaatagttttgattttttttctgtgaaaatcggaattgactttagaattgaaccaccagtgccccctacatccaaaattaGTTTTAAACCATGTTTTTTATTAACCAAGCCTAGTGTCTATGCATCTTTAAGTCACTTGTCAACCTATAGCAACCCATAGGTTTTCTTGGAAAAGGAATACTCAAGGGTGGTTTGCAagttacagcacctggtattcatatGGGTgcaaataccctaaagcagtgtttctcaaccttcctaatgctgcgactccttaatacagttcctcatgttgtggtgaccccaactataaagttattttcgctgctacttcataactatgattttgctgctgttatgaatagtaatgtaaatatctgatatgcaggatgtattttcattcactggcacaagtacccaatatgcccaaatttgaatacttgtgggtgTGCAGGGGTGGcagcttttgtcatttgggagttgtagttgctgggatttatagttcacctacaatcaaagagcatcctgaactccaccaacaatggaattgaaccaaacttggcatacagaactcccatgaccaacagaaaatattggaagggtttggtgggcattgaccttgagtttgagagttgtagttcacctgcatccagagagcactgtggactcaaacaatgatggatctggaccaaacttgacatgaatactcaatatgcccaaatgtgagcactagtgtagtttggggaaaacagacattgagttttggagttgtagttcacctccatcctgaGAGCCCTGttgacacaaacaatgatggatctggaccaaacttggcacgaatactgaatatacccaaatgtgaacactggtggagtttgagggaatttaaccttgacatttggaagttgtagttgctgggatttatagttcacctataatcaaagggcattctgtaccccaccaatgatagaattgggccaaacttccaacacagaaacgccatgaccaacagaaaatagtgtgttttcggatggtctttggtgacccctctgacatttcCCTCACaaccgaccctcaggttgagaaacactgccataaaggCACCTGATCCTGGGAAATAAGCAGGAGCAGTGCTTactagtacttggatgagagattgCCAGCATATCAAACTCTgttaaaaaacttccaaagaaaaaGACTCCACCGCACTTGGAGGCATATTCTACTGTCAATCAGCTCTTatagttaagaagttcttcctcacattTACATGGAATTTATTTtatgtcatttgaatccattggttgtCTCTGCTCCACCTTCTACATATATCTTCTTCAACTATTTAAATAGGGATATCATGCCTCTTTTTCAACCTTCTCCAATCTCAACACATCCACCTCCCTCAGccattcttcatagggcttggaGGTGCAATGTGATCAGTACTGAAAATACTATGACTCTGTGTTGAAATATGTTatatatttactatttttatttatttcacttgtttattgcttttctccCCCCAATGGGGGACTCCATATTTATGACAAAAAATAATACCTtgcatacagaaacctaacataatgataataacataaaattatcaattaaatcataaaacacattGATGTATTTATTAAATATGCTTATTTAAAAATCCCAAAGTGGTTTCCAATATTATAATCTCACATAAGAAACAAATATTACCTTGTTTCCTGCTTTAAATAAATTGCAACAAAACCTTGTGATCAAACAGTTAAAAAATAAGTTCACAGTATTAATTATAGCATTTCAACAAAATTtccattataaaaaaaaactaaataaataaagtgataaAAACTTGTGAAGGAGTAATAGAAAATTGCAAGAcagtaaaaaaaagttttatgACAATTCTTTGCATATCGACATGAGGTATGGTTTAATTTCAAACAAGAGAATTGTTGTGGAAGTTATAGACACAGTGTGGAAGAAGTTACTTTTTATGGGTTAAACCTCGCTGAATCTTAGAAAATCCCTAGAGAATATCTTATATATATTGTCAGATGCTGGTAGATGACAATAGAGGTAGGTGAAATGCAGGTACTTTTCCCATGGGTATGCAGcttgtattgtatgtataattAAGTATAGTTAACTAAGTAGGCTCTCTTGGCCTGATTCATCAACATGATAAAAATGTCATTCTCCCATATTGTCCCGTATTCCGGCTGTTGACAGAATGAACTTCATTTTTCCTATGCAGCTGATCACAATAAATTGTGAGAGAGTTTTGATTGCAGCAACAGTATCACAATCATGACTAAGTAGTGATCCTGAGTATGAAATAGTTAGGgatgatgaaggctttcatggccagaatcactgggttgccatgagttttctgggctgtattgccatgttccagaagcattccctcctgatgtttcacccacatatatgacaggcatcctcagaggttgagaggtctgttggaaattaagaaaatgaggtatatatatctgtggaatggccaggatgGGGGAAAGGACTCTTGTCGGCTAGAGGTACGTGTGGAtgaatagcattgaatagcttgaatagcattgaataaccttgtggcttcaaagcctggctgcttcctgcctgggggatcctttgttgggaggtgttagctggtcctgattgtttcatgtctggaattatCCTGCTATTTGAgccttgctctttatttactgttctgattttaaagtttttaaatactggtaacctgattttgttcattttcatggtctcttcctttctgttgaaattgtccacatgcatgtggatttcaatgacttccctgtgtagtctgacatggtggttgttggagtggtccagcatttttgtgttctcaaataatatgtgtgtgtccaggttggctcattaGATGCTCTGacatctctggttgaattagtctgcagtgtcgGTCATGTtgcttgattcatgtttgggcaatgctgcgtttggtgatcccttgtccacagctgcgtggTACTTGTCCacagcagccaggccttgaaactgcaggccattaaatgcaaattGCAATGTTCACATgtacctctaacagacaagagttctttctcccaccctggacattccacagatatataaaccttacttagtttgcaacagacccctcaacctctgaggatacctgccatagatgtgggcaaaacatcatgagaaaatgcttctggaacatggccaacagcccggaaaactcaacaGCAACCCAGTTACGGATACATTTATCTAGGTAACTGTTTTGTATTCACAATAACTTCTTAGTTATGACAGTGACTCTATTGCTATGATCATAACACTATAGCTGCAATTTTAACTCCACCCCAAAACCTATTTTATTGGCTATTGGCTGCGTGAGCAGAACGGCATCCCTTTGCCACATCAGAGCACTGGTGAATGACACTTGTATCATGCTGGCAGGGAGAGGTCGAGTCAGGAGATGAAATCCTGGTTGGGTATGAGTATGGAATGTAAGTCCATATCAGTAGACCTACATCTGCAAGAAAGAGAACTGAGTAGACCCACAATGTCTGCATTCAGAAAGgagctggagcccccagtggcgcaatgggttaaacccttgtgccagcaggattgctaaccaacagttggtggttcaaatccggggagtggggtgagctcccatctcagctctagcttcccacgcaggaacatgagagaagtctcccacaaggatggtaaaatatcagacATCATGCATCCTCGGGGAACATTctcacagacagccaattctctgacaccagtagcgacttgcagtttctcaagtcgttcctgacatgaaaaaaaaagcgaGGAGCTGCTGTATCGGGAAGATAGCAAAGTGGGTGTTGTGGCTGATGTGCATTGGTATACTGGTTCAGGAGTGCTGATGCTCATCGGTAAGGagtccaatcatagaatcatagagttggaagagacctcatgggccatccagtccaaccccctaccaagaagcaggaatattgcattcaaagcacccctgacagatggccatctagcctctgtttaaaatgcacATCAGGACACCAGTTAGGGAACCCAATGCACATTGGTAGAACCCAATATACATAAGTACTATTGCCAGTGTCATAATATACATCTCAATTCACTAACCTGTTTTATAGTTATGTTACACAATGTAAACAGTGACATAGACTCAAGGCCCACGGCAAAGAGGGGCATCTTAGAGCTGGACCTCAGTGCGATAGAGTGGTGGGGGCATCGACATCAACCTCTTGGCAGAGATGATCAACTTGCCCGAATCGTTCAGGCAGCAGCTGATGGACAGCGGATCCATATCGGGTGGGAGTTGGCACTTGTGGGTGAAGGTGTTGGAAACAGTGCCATCTTCTGCAACCTGAAGGGAAAAGTGGATAGGCAGAAAGGATGTCActgctagagagaacatttttctaGACATCTCCAGGACCCCAGGAGTTGACTATATATTTCCCTGGAGGACTTGGTAGTCAGACTTAGAGGACAACCCCATCTTCAGCCCCTTGGCATTTGTTTCCCCATTACTTCTGAATATCATCATTCCACTCTCCAGAGTCTTACCTTCTCTGCCTGGATGACAATGCAGTAGTTAAAGCTGGTCACCACAATGTCATGTGGCTCAAACTGGCTGACATCAGCCATGACCTGGTATTTGTCCCCACTGGTGATGACATTGCTGCTGCCCAGAGAAGAGGGATGTGTCGAGGAGGGAGGGCCTGGAAGGGAGCAAAGAGAGACAGGaaacaattacatttaaaaagaaattatatgCATAGTTCTAAAACTCAAAAGGTTGTTATGGAGCCCCAGgtgtcacaatgggttaaaccctagtgctggcagaactgctgatgaaaaggtcggcagttcaaatccaaggagcggggtgagctcctgtctgtcagctctagcttctcttatgtggacatgagagaagcctcccactgggtGGCATAACATCCagacgtctcctgggcaatgtccttgcagatggccaattctctcataccagaagcaagttgcagtttctcaaattactcctaacacaaacacacaaaacccaGTTGCTGGCTTCAGTTCACCTTGgcggagagcgactaattaagagcaccttggtggaaagcgactaattaagaaatgaagtgaagtgaagtgaaggtcAAAGGAAAGGAGAATTCATTCTGGTtttggccagacctcacctggaatgatATTGTGTCCAttactgggcaccacaattcaagaaggatattgacaacctggaaagtgtccagagaagggtgaccaaaacagTCAGGGTCAGAAATTCAtggatccctatgaggagcggctcagtgGCCTGGGTATATATAGCTTGGAAAAGGTTAGGGGTGtgtggcatgatagccatgtttaaatatatgaatAGATGTCATGCTGAAGATGGAGCCAGAGATCAGAGACCAGAGATAAGTGCAATCGATTCAGATttcaagaaatgagattccatctaatCATTTTGAAAaaacttttgtttattgatgtactgttgggcttggccacatgtaagccgctctgagtcccttagggagatggtggcggggtataaataaagtttattaatatattattattaaaaacttcCTCATTGAAAGACTTATTTAATTGTTGAAGACGCTGCCTGAAAGtgtcatctttcaggagtgctttgattgtattttcctgcaaggcagaatggggctggactgaatggaccttgagatctcttccaactctatgattgtatgactttactcagcactttaaattgtataTCCATTTAATTGAAGGGTAGAATTCCATGCTTACCCTACAGTTCAGTTTAACTTCTATAATGGGTTCCTTGTCCTAGTGCCACCCTTTCAAGGGCATTGGATAGTGACTGCCATTATTCTCAGCCTTGAATGACCTTGGTCCCTGCTGGTTGATTATAATGGATGTCATCATTGTGTTTTAACATTTGCAGTGTATTGTAATTGGATACTGCCGTGAAAAAAATAAGATAAACTTAAATGCCCAGCATTTCTAGGAATTTGACAAAAGACAACAACATCTTAGGCTGACCTCAACTTGCCATTCTGTCCATTGAAACAGGTACACAGAGTGTGTCAGAGAGGGGGAAAATAAGGATAGAGTTAGTGCAAGCAAGCAGTACCTGATTTATGTAAAGATAAATCCCCCAAAGACATCAAGTCCCatctgttcttggaagctaagcagggttggatctggttagtacttggatgggaggccaccaatgaATGCCAAGTGCTATCGGAAAATTTCAGAGGAAAAggttggcaaaaccacctttgagtataTCCCTCagctaagaaaaccctacagaATCCAACCACAAATTAAGAGGCAATTTgaagacacaaacacacaaacaagatCTCAGACAACAAAAAAGAAATTTAGATTATGGTTTATATTTTTGATACAGGTGACTTcaggaaggtaaaggtaaaggtagtcccctgacattaagtccagtcatgtctgactctggggtgtggtgctcatctccatttctaagccgaggagccagcgttgtccgtagacacctccaaggtcatgtggccagcatgactgcatggagcgccgttacttcaGGAAGCCATCTTCAATTCAAACCTTGCCAACTTCAACTTTAGTATCAAGGATTCTCCAAGGTTTTACACTGAGAGATGTctgttggtctcccatccaagaaccAGTGGCATGGCACCCGTGTTGAGGGTTATCTTAATGGGCATGGAAGGGATGCAAGGAGGAGACCCCTTGTTCTCAACTTTAGGCCTTCCAAATTCTTTGAACCTCATTTCTCATCCAACAGGATGAGATTCTGGGTGCTGATGTTCAATATATAAAGAGAAACACAAAAGTTGAGAACTGCAGGTTCCTGAGTGCCACCAGTCTGCTAAAACACACCCTCACTTACCTGAGTATCCATAGGACTCCCTGGCTCTCCCAGTGCCAAAAATCCCATGAGGTGGGTCAAGCAGGGGTTCGAAGCAGGGCTTCCCGGAGCTATAGGTGCTGAAATGCTCCGAGCGGAAGGTAGAGGAGTTGCTGATGGAAGACGCCATGGCCCTGCCAAGGAGGGTAACTTCTCTCTGTGGAGACTGAGGTATGTGTCCTGTGTCTATGGGAAGGAACAGGGCAgtggggagggaggcagggggCGGGAAGAGCCAGGTCCTTGGCCAAGAAAACCAAGATGTCCATAATTGGCTTAGTCAGGCTGCCCTTACTGTTGTCCAAGACACTGGAATGTGAGATAAAGAAGCTGCCTACTCAACGCTTGGGAGTGAGGCGTGATGAGAAGTGGGAATTTCCACCTCTCCCATCCACCCTCGATTCTgttcctaaggccccttccatacaactatataaaatccacattgaactggattatatggcagtgtagagtcaaataatccagctcaaagcagatattgtggattatcagccttgatattctgggttatatggctgtatggaagggcatTAAGTCACCTCTGTGACCAAATGGGTGACTTTAGCCACAAAAAGAATCACACCTGGCAATGGCTgggaacaggcatgtagccggggggggggggggcttgaggggctccagccccccccccccgaaattctcatggtggttcgcgaaaaggccatgatctgatcaccatactcaatatatcccctaagcatgggggtattggggtaatgatacaaaaggtttgctagggtagaccctctttcactcagactcagccccccccccccgaaacgcaccccccaaaccccccctgaaaaaaattcagctcccccccccccccgaatcaaaatcctggctacgggcctggctgggaACCAAAGATGCTGGTGCCAGGCTAACACAAAAAGAGAGAAACTGTAACTTGTAAAaacttaatatttttattttaaaaaatgacctaCAGTCCTTTACAAACTGCCCCAGATAGGCATTTTGCCCTCCCTGCGAAATTATCctccagtccccaaatttctagcattacgCTAACTTGAAACTTCAGTTCCTccagcacagtgtttctcatccttcctcatgccgtgaccccCTTATTACAGTTAGaattgataatttattttttaaaataacttttgtaAGAAATAGGTTTTAGCTGTATTATAATGTAAAAGGCCTTAGATCCTGTATCAGAAAAAAGATGGaatgtgaattaaaaaaaataaatgtaataatggaaTTCCTCTTAAATATCCATGAATAGAATATAGACAAAATGGCAcagctaaaaagaaaaaaaagacaactGCATACATAAAGGAATTTATATTTGAACTCCAACAGGATGATGGCAGGTATGGTATATTTTGACATTTAACTGC encodes:
- the LOC132769834 gene encoding heat shock protein beta-7-like, giving the protein MASSISNSSTFRSEHFSTYSSGKPCFEPLLDPPHGIFGTGRARESYGYSGPPSSTHPSSLGSSNVITSGDKYQVMADVSQFEPHDIVVTSFNYCIVIQAEKVAEDGTVSNTFTHKCQLPPDMDPLSISCCLNDSGKLIISAKRLMSMPPPLYRTEVQL